A part of Vulpes vulpes isolate BD-2025 chromosome 15, VulVul3, whole genome shotgun sequence genomic DNA contains:
- the LRRC18 gene encoding leucine-rich repeat-containing protein 18, with the protein MVKGGKAPKGKKITLNVAKNCVKITFDGRKRLDLSKMGITNFPKCILRLTDVDELDLSRNMIRKIPESISKFQNLRWLDLHSNYIDKLPESIGQMTTLLYLNVSNNRLTTNGLPVELNQLKNIRTLNLGLNHLDSVPTTLGALKELHEVGLHDNLLTSIPNSISQLPKLKKLNIKRNPFPKTEESDIFLDTIKRLDNLYLVEDKDLCSNCLKKCQQARDKLNKIKNMATATPRKAIFSNLISPNSMAKDSQEDWR; encoded by the coding sequence ATGGTCAAGGGTGGGAAAGCCCCCAAGGGCAAGAAGATCACCCTCAATGTGGCCAAGAATTGTGTCAAAATCACCTTTGATGGGAGAAAACGCCTTGACTTGAGCAAGATGGGAATTACCAACTTCCCCAAGTGTATCCTGAGACTGACTGATGTGGATGAGCTCGACCTTAGCCGGAATATGATCAGAAAGATCCCTGAATCAATCTCCAAGTTCCAGAACCTGCGGTGGCTGGACCTTCACAGCAACTACATCGACAAGCTTCCTGAATCCATCGGCCAGATGACCACCCTGCTCTACCTCAATGTAAGCAACAATAGGCTGACCACCAACGGGTTGCCTGTGGAGCTCAATCAGCTCAAGAATATCCGTACCCTGAACCTAGGCTTGAACCATCTGGACAGTGTGCCCACCACTCTGGGTGCTCTGAAGGAGCTCCATGAGGTAGGGCTACATGACAACCTGCTGACCAGCATCCCCAACAGCATCTCTCAACTCCCCAAGCTCAAAAAGCTCAACATAAAGCGAAACCCTTTTCCCAAGACAGAGGAGTCAGATATATTTCTAGATACCATCAAGAGGCTGGACAACTTATATCTGGTAGAGGATAAGGATTTGTGTTCAAATTGCCTGAAAAAGTGCCAACAGGCCCGGGACAAGCTGAACAAAATCAAGAATATGGCCACAGCAACTCCAAGAAAGGCCATCTTTTCCAATCTGATCTCACCCAACTCCATGGCCAAGGATTCCCAGGAAGATTGGAGGTGA